In one window of Frigoriglobus tundricola DNA:
- a CDS encoding ArsR/SmtB family transcription factor produces the protein MTDFSEARKVAALLAAVAEPTRLRVLWQLAKGPEHVGRLAEVIDIPMVNMSHHLGVMRQAGVLDDAKDGRRVIYKLRADVFTPGTSPDVLGVLALGSFRMVLRAKPEPPPVTTGAKTRRKTAKK, from the coding sequence ATGACCGATTTCTCTGAAGCCCGCAAAGTCGCTGCGCTGCTCGCGGCCGTCGCCGAGCCGACACGTTTGCGCGTCCTCTGGCAACTCGCCAAAGGGCCCGAACATGTGGGCCGGCTGGCCGAAGTCATCGACATCCCGATGGTGAACATGTCGCACCACCTCGGCGTGATGCGCCAGGCCGGCGTGCTGGACGACGCGAAGGACGGCCGCCGCGTCATTTACAAGCTGCGGGCGGACGTGTTCACCCCCGGCACCAGCCCGGACGTGCTCGGCGTGCTCGCACTGGGCAGCTTCCGAATGGTGCTCCGGGCCAAGCCGGAGCCGCCGCCGGTGACGACCGGGGCCAAGACCCGCCGGAAGACCGCCAAGAAGTGA
- a CDS encoding ArsR/SmtB family transcription factor, which produces MAKDPLEPKRCAKLLSALAAPERLKIVRFLADGKHTVTEIVAMLRIQAVNVSHHLMVLKHAGLIRGTKRGRFVDYSLKPGVLEEAVQAGIPREALNLGCCKLELPTDGGPPSGPCE; this is translated from the coding sequence GTGGCGAAAGACCCCCTCGAACCCAAACGGTGTGCGAAACTGCTCTCCGCGCTCGCCGCGCCGGAGCGGCTCAAGATCGTTCGCTTCCTGGCCGACGGAAAGCACACCGTCACCGAAATCGTCGCGATGCTCCGCATCCAGGCCGTCAACGTGTCCCACCACCTGATGGTTCTCAAGCACGCCGGGTTGATCCGCGGCACGAAGCGGGGCCGGTTCGTGGATTACTCTCTGAAGCCGGGCGTTCTGGAAGAGGCCGTACAAGCCGGCATCCCGCGCGAGGCGCTGAACCTCGGGTGTTGCAAGCTCGAACTCCCCACGGACGGCGGCCCCCCGAGTGGGCCGTGCGAGTGA
- a CDS encoding MATE family efflux transporter produces the protein MNAPAVPPDRLSKPLWRQVLALALPALAQQYLHLVVQLSDQYLAGRFELPDPQQRTGYLSALNTAGYLYWFVSSYTVLVSVGSTALVARFVGAGNWPLAKHATGQAVVLAAVFGVLGAAAALVGLPDLIDALQLHGAAARVCVEFLTPLAALLVFQITESACAACLAGAGDTRTGLKVLGLVAVLNVPLAWGLCFGIGPWAGLGFVGIALGTGLSHVIGCVTLLVILARGRSGLKLHLANLVPDFPLIRRLLWVSVPAAVDSLSAAFCQLWFLSIVNRLGDTAAAAHGIALRWEALGFLSGAAFGTAAMTLVGQNLGAREPARAARCGWAAFAIGGAVMSGMGLLFLLFARPMFRVFCPDPHLSGIVETGAPALRLIACAMPALASQIVFTAALRGAGDARVPVLFSWCGFLGVRIPLAYLLTAPRVDLGALGVVPGADMGLFGAWIAMCTDLWVRGAFFAVRFASGKWKTVEV, from the coding sequence ATGAATGCTCCCGCTGTTCCGCCGGACCGGCTCTCGAAGCCGCTCTGGCGGCAGGTACTGGCGCTCGCGCTCCCCGCGCTCGCGCAACAGTACCTGCACCTCGTCGTACAGCTCTCCGATCAGTACCTCGCCGGCCGGTTCGAACTCCCCGATCCGCAGCAGCGGACCGGCTACCTGTCCGCTCTCAACACGGCCGGGTATCTGTACTGGTTCGTCTCCAGCTACACCGTGCTGGTCAGCGTCGGTAGCACCGCGCTGGTCGCCCGGTTCGTCGGCGCCGGCAACTGGCCCCTGGCGAAACACGCGACCGGGCAGGCGGTGGTGCTGGCCGCCGTGTTCGGGGTGCTGGGCGCGGCGGCGGCGCTCGTCGGCCTGCCCGACCTGATCGACGCCCTTCAGCTCCACGGCGCCGCGGCCCGCGTGTGCGTCGAGTTCCTCACCCCGCTCGCGGCGCTCCTGGTGTTCCAGATCACCGAATCGGCGTGCGCCGCGTGCCTCGCGGGCGCCGGCGACACCCGCACCGGATTAAAGGTGCTCGGCCTCGTGGCGGTGCTGAACGTGCCGCTGGCGTGGGGCCTGTGCTTCGGCATCGGGCCGTGGGCGGGGCTCGGGTTCGTGGGCATCGCACTCGGCACCGGCCTGAGCCACGTGATCGGGTGCGTCACGCTGCTCGTCATCCTGGCCCGCGGCCGGTCCGGCCTGAAGTTGCACCTCGCGAACCTGGTTCCCGATTTTCCGCTGATCCGCCGGCTGTTGTGGGTGAGCGTGCCGGCCGCGGTCGATAGTCTGTCGGCCGCGTTCTGCCAGTTGTGGTTCCTGAGCATCGTGAACCGCCTCGGGGACACCGCCGCCGCGGCCCACGGCATCGCGCTGCGGTGGGAGGCGCTCGGGTTCCTGTCCGGCGCGGCGTTCGGCACGGCCGCGATGACGCTGGTGGGGCAGAACCTGGGCGCCCGCGAGCCGGCCCGCGCGGCCCGGTGCGGGTGGGCCGCCTTCGCCATCGGCGGGGCGGTCATGTCCGGGATGGGCCTGCTGTTCCTCTTGTTCGCGCGGCCGATGTTCCGCGTGTTCTGCCCGGACCCGCACCTGAGCGGGATCGTGGAGACCGGCGCGCCGGCGCTGCGGCTGATCGCGTGCGCGATGCCGGCGCTGGCGTCGCAGATCGTCTTCACCGCGGCCCTCCGCGGCGCAGGTGACGCGCGCGTGCCGGTGCTGTTCAGTTGGTGCGGGTTCCTGGGCGTCCGCATCCCGCTCGCGTACCTGCTCACGGCCCCGCGTGTGGACCTCGGCGCGCTCGGCGTGGTGCCGGGCGCCGACATGGGGCTGTTCGGCGCGTGGATCGCGATGTGTACCGACCTCTGGGTGCGCGGCGCGTTCTTCGCGGTGCGCTTCGCCAGCGGGAAGTGGAAGACGGTGGAGGTGTAA
- a CDS encoding cytochrome P450, producing the protein MPSNALPPGPRGSLLGGSLRDFSTHRLDFFVRVAREYGDLASFRFGPRRLFLASHPDLIEQVLVTDAKHYIKHFGARMYKPVLGNGLVTSEGDFWLRQRRLSQPAFLKARVLSYAPVMSDLTRAMLARWHPGQHINVHEEFSRLTSAIALKTLFGLDDAGDREEFVASLREAFDLLSARFGDLVRTPLWVPTPRNRRTTRAIAHLYRVVDGFIAQGRARKEPGDDLLSRLVAARDDDGSQMTDTQLREEAMTLYLAGHETTALTLTWSWYLLSTHPAAEARLAEEWARVLGGRAPAPDDLPHLPYTDAVITEAMRVYPPVYLIGREATCDLELGGYRVKKGTTIFMSQWVSHRDPRYFGPDPDAFRPERWLDGLAKRIPKYAYYPFGGGPRVCIGNTFALMEAAILLATVGQRYRFTLDPNAVIETSPQITLLPTYGIPATLALR; encoded by the coding sequence ATGCCGTCGAACGCTCTGCCGCCCGGTCCGCGGGGGTCGCTCCTCGGCGGCAGCCTGCGCGACTTCAGCACCCACCGGCTCGATTTCTTCGTGCGCGTGGCGCGCGAGTACGGCGACCTCGCGAGCTTCCGGTTCGGGCCGCGGCGCCTGTTCCTCGCCAGCCACCCCGACCTGATCGAACAGGTGCTGGTCACCGACGCGAAGCACTACATCAAGCACTTCGGCGCCCGGATGTACAAGCCGGTTCTGGGCAACGGGCTGGTCACCAGCGAGGGCGACTTCTGGCTCCGCCAGCGGCGCCTGTCGCAGCCGGCGTTCCTCAAGGCGCGGGTGCTGTCGTACGCCCCGGTGATGAGCGACCTCACCCGCGCCATGCTCGCGCGCTGGCACCCGGGCCAACACATTAACGTCCATGAAGAGTTCAGCCGGCTGACGAGCGCGATCGCCCTGAAGACGCTCTTCGGGCTGGACGACGCGGGCGACCGCGAGGAGTTCGTGGCCAGCTTGCGCGAGGCCTTCGACCTGTTGAGCGCGCGGTTCGGCGACCTGGTCCGCACGCCCCTCTGGGTGCCGACCCCGCGGAACCGCCGCACGACGCGGGCGATCGCGCACCTCTACCGCGTCGTGGACGGGTTCATCGCCCAGGGGCGCGCCCGGAAGGAACCGGGGGACGACCTGCTCTCCCGGCTCGTCGCGGCCCGGGACGACGACGGCTCGCAGATGACCGACACGCAGCTCCGCGAGGAGGCGATGACGCTCTACCTCGCGGGCCACGAGACCACCGCGCTCACGCTCACCTGGAGCTGGTACCTGCTCAGCACGCACCCCGCCGCCGAGGCCAGGCTGGCGGAGGAGTGGGCGCGGGTCCTCGGCGGGCGCGCGCCGGCGCCGGACGACCTGCCCCACCTGCCGTACACGGACGCGGTGATCACCGAGGCGATGCGGGTGTACCCGCCGGTGTACCTGATCGGCCGCGAGGCCACGTGCGACCTCGAACTGGGCGGCTACCGGGTGAAGAAGGGCACCACGATCTTCATGAGCCAGTGGGTCAGCCACCGCGACCCCCGGTACTTCGGCCCGGACCCGGACGCGTTCCGCCCCGAGCGCTGGCTGGACGGCCTCGCCAAGCGCATCCCGAAGTACGCGTACTACCCGTTCGGCGGCGGCCCGCGCGTGTGCATCGGCAACACGTTCGCGCTCATGGAAGCCGCGATCCTGCTCGCGACCGTCGGCCAGCGGTACCGGTTCACGCTCGACCCGAACGCGGTGATCGAGACGAGCCCGCAGATCACGCTCTTGCCCACTTACGGCATCCCGGCCACGCTCGCGCTGCGGTAA
- a CDS encoding TlpA family protein disulfide reductase, translated as MRLLCAAALSLSFGLWVAFAQDKKPAETKTDRAAKLEVLKKKFDEENKELIEKLQKAESPVEARGVQAEMRELVLITAGKVIVIAESDPKDQTGFEAAALIVKTAGPVGASGPEVEKAVAIIAEHHVANAKVKEFLIPAMRMGPAGEKLLKAVSEKAPDKEAKGLALFLRGFVKAQGIDEEEDEAKMALIVKDATALLEEAAKVAPDVIVGNSKTTIAKMSAKEIEGLKGVLALGVGKPAPDVNSALLEGKKVKLSDYKGKVVLLDIWATWCGPCRAMIPHERELVDKNKDKPFVLVSVSADDKKETLEKFLEKEKMPWVHWWDNGPESEVLKKYRVRAFPTLYLIDHNGVVKHKWIGNPGNDKIDAAVEELVKAASKARG; from the coding sequence ATGCGATTACTCTGCGCCGCCGCTCTGTCCCTGTCGTTCGGCCTGTGGGTCGCGTTCGCACAGGACAAGAAGCCGGCCGAGACGAAGACCGACCGAGCCGCCAAGCTCGAAGTGCTGAAGAAGAAGTTCGACGAAGAGAACAAGGAGCTGATCGAGAAGCTCCAGAAGGCCGAGAGCCCGGTGGAGGCCCGCGGGGTCCAGGCCGAGATGCGCGAGTTGGTTCTGATCACCGCCGGCAAGGTCATTGTCATCGCGGAGAGCGACCCGAAGGACCAAACCGGGTTCGAGGCGGCGGCGCTCATCGTGAAGACGGCCGGGCCGGTCGGCGCGAGCGGGCCGGAGGTCGAAAAGGCGGTCGCCATCATCGCCGAGCACCACGTCGCCAACGCGAAGGTCAAGGAGTTCCTCATCCCGGCCATGCGGATGGGGCCGGCCGGCGAGAAGCTGCTCAAGGCCGTCAGCGAGAAGGCGCCGGACAAGGAGGCCAAGGGCCTCGCGCTGTTCCTCCGCGGGTTCGTCAAGGCCCAGGGCATCGACGAAGAAGAGGACGAGGCGAAAATGGCCCTCATCGTGAAAGACGCGACCGCGCTGCTCGAAGAGGCCGCGAAGGTGGCCCCGGACGTCATCGTCGGCAACTCCAAAACCACCATCGCCAAGATGTCGGCAAAAGAGATCGAGGGGCTGAAGGGGGTTCTGGCGCTGGGCGTGGGCAAGCCGGCCCCGGACGTGAACTCGGCGCTGCTCGAAGGCAAGAAGGTGAAGCTGTCGGACTACAAGGGCAAGGTCGTGCTGCTGGACATCTGGGCCACGTGGTGCGGGCCGTGCCGGGCGATGATCCCGCACGAGCGCGAACTGGTGGACAAGAACAAGGACAAGCCGTTCGTGCTGGTGAGCGTGAGCGCCGACGACAAGAAGGAGACGCTGGAGAAGTTCCTGGAGAAGGAAAAGATGCCGTGGGTCCACTGGTGGGACAACGGCCCCGAGAGCGAAGTGCTGAAGAAGTACCGGGTCCGGGCGTTCCCGACGCTGTACCTGATCGACCACAACGGTGTCGTCAAGCACAAGTGGATCGGCAACCCCGGCAACGACAAGATCGACGCCGCCGTCGAGGAGCTGGTGAAGGCCGCGTCCAAGGCGCGGGGCTGA
- a CDS encoding basic secretory protein-like protein → MSRALAHIALFLVFSPAGAADPAPVPRTAAKPATAVAESSLATGSGQIRQFAFDGDPNTYFASEKNATKADHFTLTFDTPVPVKSVRVATGLPKGGAKLDAGVLEVSADGKAFEELAQFADGAAHGAPKGKVKAVRVRPTDDLKHPLVIREITVDADPRVAVFHHPIEFVVNVAAAPDMKEWANNAARVCERQYPMICEELASDGFAPLTVIQMTLRADYNGVAEAGGGRITGSVKYFKAHPDDVGAMVHETVHCVQMYRGRGNPGWLVEGVADYIRFFKYEATKPRPLPPERAKYDGSYRTSAAFLAFLADTYDPQIVRKLNAAMRAGKYKEDVWKDLTGKPVEDLGREWQKSLAK, encoded by the coding sequence ATGAGCCGCGCGCTCGCACACATCGCCCTGTTCCTCGTGTTCTCACCGGCCGGGGCCGCCGACCCGGCGCCGGTGCCGCGAACGGCCGCGAAGCCGGCGACCGCGGTCGCCGAGTCGAGCCTCGCCACCGGGAGCGGCCAGATCCGCCAGTTCGCGTTCGACGGCGACCCGAACACGTACTTCGCCTCCGAGAAGAACGCCACCAAGGCCGACCACTTCACGCTCACCTTCGACACGCCGGTGCCCGTGAAGTCGGTACGCGTAGCCACGGGGCTCCCCAAGGGCGGCGCCAAGCTCGACGCCGGCGTGCTGGAGGTGTCCGCCGACGGGAAGGCGTTCGAGGAGCTGGCGCAGTTCGCCGACGGGGCGGCCCACGGCGCGCCGAAGGGCAAGGTGAAAGCGGTCCGCGTCCGCCCGACGGACGATCTCAAGCACCCCCTCGTGATCCGCGAGATCACCGTGGACGCGGACCCGCGGGTCGCGGTGTTCCACCACCCGATCGAGTTCGTGGTGAACGTGGCCGCCGCGCCGGACATGAAAGAGTGGGCGAACAACGCGGCCCGCGTGTGCGAGCGCCAGTACCCGATGATTTGCGAGGAGCTGGCGAGCGACGGGTTCGCGCCGCTCACGGTGATCCAGATGACCCTGCGGGCCGATTACAACGGCGTGGCCGAGGCCGGCGGCGGGCGGATCACCGGCTCGGTGAAGTACTTCAAGGCGCACCCGGACGACGTCGGCGCGATGGTTCACGAGACCGTCCACTGCGTGCAAATGTACCGCGGGCGCGGGAACCCGGGCTGGCTGGTCGAGGGCGTCGCGGACTACATCCGGTTCTTCAAGTACGAGGCGACGAAGCCCCGGCCGCTGCCCCCGGAGCGGGCCAAGTACGACGGCAGCTACCGCACCTCCGCGGCGTTCCTCGCGTTCCTCGCGGACACGTACGACCCGCAAATCGTTCGCAAACTGAACGCGGCCATGCGGGCGGGGAAGTACAAAGAGGACGTGTGGAAGGACCTCACCGGCAAGCCGGTCGAGGACCTCGGCCGCGAGTGGCAGAAGTCGCTCGCGAAGTGA
- the pabB gene encoding aminodeoxychorismate synthase component I, with product MDTGAPLLFDAVPVPTPPGGPLVAELVPAPDPWAVARKLAHLPHLLFLDSAERHGERGRYSYVAATGEISGDRFGPEQPGSRRDGPFAVDQGKLASFRSTSVPGLPPFQGGIAGLLSYGLSRTFERIPEPRRDEFHVPDSATGTYDWVISFDHSESRAWLVSTGYPFTEHPRQNDHAVERLRAVLSLLRAPRGAHAPRSPGAAEVPRASLCPQYPLPGFPGVTSNFSREGYEAAVRRAVEYVHAGDCFQVNLSQRLLSPLREHPLELYGRLRERNPAPFAAYFDLGDFQVLSASPERFLRAFPDGEVETRPIKGTRPRGRTPEEDAALVRDLASSPKDRAENVMIVDLLRNDIGKVCEFGSVRVPRVCEVETFRFVHHLVSEVRGTLRPGLGALDLLAAAFPGGSVTGAPKVRAMEIIAELEPTARGPYCGCLGWVGFDGAMDTNILIRTFTAGRGWVQFPVGGGVVADSDPAREYEETLHKAAGLLRALK from the coding sequence ATGGACACCGGCGCGCCACTCCTGTTCGACGCCGTGCCCGTGCCGACGCCGCCCGGTGGCCCGCTGGTGGCGGAACTGGTGCCCGCCCCGGACCCGTGGGCCGTCGCTCGGAAACTGGCGCACCTCCCGCACCTCCTGTTCCTCGACTCCGCCGAACGCCACGGGGAGCGCGGGCGGTACTCATACGTCGCGGCAACCGGCGAAATCAGCGGGGACCGGTTCGGTCCCGAACAACCGGGCTCGCGCCGCGATGGCCCTTTCGCGGTCGATCAAGGTAAACTTGCCTCTTTTCGATCCACCTCTGTTCCGGGCCTTCCCCCCTTCCAAGGTGGCATCGCCGGGTTGCTTTCCTACGGGCTGAGCCGGACCTTCGAGCGGATCCCCGAGCCCCGGCGGGACGAGTTCCACGTGCCGGACTCGGCCACCGGCACATACGACTGGGTGATCAGCTTTGATCACTCGGAGTCGCGAGCCTGGCTCGTTTCCACTGGGTACCCTTTTACGGAGCACCCGCGGCAGAACGACCACGCGGTCGAACGCCTCCGCGCTGTTCTGTCTTTGCTCCGCGCGCCTCGGGGGGCTCACGCCCCCCGCTCGCCGGGGGCGGCTGAGGTCCCCCGCGCCAGTCTGTGCCCCCAGTACCCGTTGCCCGGGTTCCCCGGTGTGACCAGTAACTTCAGCCGCGAGGGCTACGAGGCCGCGGTGCGGCGGGCGGTGGAGTACGTCCACGCGGGCGATTGTTTTCAGGTGAACCTGTCCCAGCGGTTGCTCAGTCCGCTCCGCGAACACCCGCTCGAACTGTACGGCCGGCTCCGCGAACGGAACCCGGCCCCGTTCGCCGCGTACTTCGACCTCGGCGACTTCCAGGTCCTGAGCGCGTCGCCGGAACGCTTCTTGCGGGCCTTCCCGGACGGCGAAGTGGAAACGCGGCCGATCAAGGGGACCCGCCCGCGCGGGCGCACGCCCGAAGAGGACGCGGCACTCGTCCGCGACCTCGCGAGCAGCCCGAAGGACCGGGCCGAGAACGTGATGATCGTGGACCTGCTCCGCAACGACATCGGCAAGGTGTGTGAGTTCGGGTCGGTCCGGGTGCCGCGGGTGTGCGAAGTGGAAACGTTCCGCTTCGTTCACCACCTCGTGTCGGAAGTGCGCGGGACGCTGCGCCCGGGGCTCGGCGCGCTCGACCTGCTCGCGGCGGCGTTCCCCGGCGGCAGCGTGACCGGCGCGCCGAAGGTGCGGGCGATGGAGATCATCGCGGAACTGGAGCCGACCGCGCGCGGGCCGTACTGCGGGTGCCTCGGCTGGGTCGGGTTCGACGGGGCGATGGACACGAACATCCTGATCCGCACGTTCACCGCGGGCCGCGGGTGGGTGCAGTTCCCGGTCGGCGGCGGCGTAGTGGCCGACAGCGACCCGGCCCGCGAGTATGAAGAAACGCTACACAAGGCCGCCGGACTGCTGCGGGCGTTAAAGTAG